In Moorella sp. Hama-1, a single genomic region encodes these proteins:
- the csaB gene encoding polysaccharide pyruvyl transferase CsaB, with amino-acid sequence MARAVISGYYGFQNAGDEAVLYSIIAALRDLAPDLELTVLSHNPAQTAANFQVQAVDRWRLARVAGAIRRADLVISGGGSLFQDVTGPKSLLYYLGIVLLARLWRKPVVIYAQGLGPLQRRWSRWLTGRVLNKVQLITLRDSESRQLLEELGVRHPPVYVTADPVLGLDPGAMDLQPGFAKWEQLELTGPVVGISVRSWPGAGECWPSLARVADDLVAGGWQVLFLPLHFPADVDACRQVARLMHNPVVILKENLDLPTLMGLTGRLQFLIGMRLHALILAAVMGVPFLALPYDPKVAALARMMEQPATGYLAGISYTGLGAAVKAALANREEHARRVQVAAAELRPRALDTARLTLEYW; translated from the coding sequence ATGGCCCGGGCAGTAATATCCGGCTACTACGGCTTCCAGAATGCCGGTGACGAGGCCGTCCTCTACAGTATTATCGCGGCCTTGAGGGACCTGGCCCCGGACCTGGAGCTCACCGTCCTCTCCCACAACCCGGCGCAGACGGCGGCCAATTTCCAGGTCCAGGCAGTTGATCGCTGGCGGCTGGCCCGGGTGGCCGGGGCCATCCGCCGGGCCGACCTGGTTATCAGCGGCGGCGGCAGCCTCTTTCAGGATGTTACCGGGCCCAAAAGCCTGCTTTATTACCTGGGCATAGTTCTTCTGGCCCGTTTATGGCGCAAACCGGTTGTTATCTACGCCCAGGGGCTGGGGCCTTTGCAGCGCCGCTGGAGCCGCTGGTTGACGGGCCGGGTATTAAATAAGGTCCAGTTGATCACCCTGCGGGACAGTGAGTCGCGGCAGCTCCTGGAGGAGCTGGGGGTCAGGCACCCCCCGGTCTACGTCACGGCCGACCCGGTCCTGGGCCTGGACCCCGGAGCTATGGATTTGCAGCCCGGCTTTGCTAAATGGGAGCAGCTGGAACTTACCGGACCGGTGGTGGGGATCTCCGTGCGTTCCTGGCCGGGAGCCGGGGAGTGCTGGCCGTCCCTGGCCCGGGTGGCAGACGACCTGGTTGCCGGCGGGTGGCAGGTTTTATTTTTGCCCTTGCATTTTCCCGCCGATGTCGACGCCTGCCGCCAGGTAGCCCGGCTGATGCATAACCCGGTGGTTATTTTGAAAGAAAACCTGGACCTTCCTACCCTGATGGGCCTTACCGGCCGGCTGCAATTTCTGATAGGCATGCGACTCCACGCCCTCATCCTGGCGGCGGTTATGGGGGTGCCTTTTCTGGCCCTGCCCTATGACCCCAAGGTAGCGGCCCTGGCCCGGATGATGGAGCAGCCGGCGACGGGATACCTGGCGGGGATCAGTTATACCGGCCTGGGGGCGGCCGTCAAGGCAGCCCTGGCCAATCGGGAGGAACACGCCCGGCGGGTGCAGGTCGCAGCGGCCGAGCTCCGGCCCCGGGCCCTGGATACCGCCCGTTTGACGCTAGAATACTGGTGA
- the murJ gene encoding murein biosynthesis integral membrane protein MurJ, which translates to MARAAGIVLVLNLLSRVLGFVRDASIAARFGAGPATDAYLVAYTIPFFLQTILGMAFVTVMVPVVTTYLVRGDRDQGWAVASAVGNWTALILGVLTVVGLGLAPWLVRIMAPGFPEPVFGLTVKLTRIMFLSLAFMGTGMLVSGILNAGYIFTSPALAPAVSNLVIIATVVFAGSTFGITGLAVGTVLSFVAYLLIQLPDLPRLHFHYTMHLMAGHPAVRQIGRHLLPVCFSLAVVQLYLATNRFFASNLAAGSITALDFANRLVSLPLGVFVASVTTAIFPSLAEQAALNDRREMAHLTDRGLGLVALTILPAAAGLIALRVPLVQLVFQRGAFDPRATAMTATAVLFYAVGLLAQAMHPILTRAFYALQDVVVPVVTGILSVGLNILFSYLLAPRLGHGGLALANSLAASIYALMLYLALYRRLPELKAAVLVNTMARIALAALGMGVLVWLAGAGWHVFTWSRSLLGLLVRIMFLMGGGVLVFWALARCLKVEEVSFISAMIRRRLQRVF; encoded by the coding sequence ATGGCCCGGGCCGCGGGTATAGTACTGGTTTTAAACCTCTTGAGCCGGGTGCTGGGCTTTGTACGCGATGCCAGTATCGCCGCCCGTTTCGGTGCCGGGCCGGCTACAGACGCCTACCTGGTGGCTTATACCATACCCTTCTTCCTCCAGACTATCCTGGGAATGGCCTTTGTCACGGTAATGGTCCCGGTAGTAACCACCTACCTGGTTCGGGGCGACCGTGACCAGGGCTGGGCCGTGGCCAGCGCCGTAGGCAACTGGACGGCCCTGATCCTGGGCGTATTAACGGTAGTAGGTTTGGGCCTGGCGCCCTGGCTGGTCCGAATTATGGCCCCGGGCTTCCCGGAGCCGGTCTTTGGCCTGACGGTAAAGCTGACCCGGATCATGTTCCTTTCCCTGGCCTTCATGGGCACGGGTATGCTGGTCAGCGGTATTTTAAACGCCGGCTATATCTTTACCTCCCCGGCCCTGGCACCGGCGGTGAGCAACCTGGTCATCATCGCCACGGTGGTCTTTGCCGGTTCTACCTTTGGGATTACCGGCCTGGCGGTGGGTACGGTCCTGAGCTTTGTCGCCTACCTGTTAATCCAGCTGCCCGACCTGCCGCGGTTGCACTTCCACTATACCATGCACCTGATGGCCGGGCACCCGGCCGTCCGGCAGATCGGCCGCCACCTTCTGCCGGTGTGCTTCAGCCTGGCGGTAGTCCAGCTCTACCTGGCGACGAACCGTTTTTTTGCCTCCAACCTGGCAGCGGGGAGTATCACCGCCCTGGACTTCGCCAATCGCCTGGTCAGCCTGCCCCTGGGGGTCTTTGTCGCCAGCGTTACCACCGCCATCTTTCCCTCCCTGGCCGAGCAGGCGGCCCTGAATGACCGCCGGGAAATGGCCCATTTAACCGACCGGGGTCTGGGACTGGTGGCCCTGACAATTTTACCGGCGGCAGCCGGCCTGATCGCCCTGCGGGTGCCCCTGGTGCAGCTGGTCTTCCAGCGGGGCGCCTTTGACCCCAGGGCTACGGCCATGACGGCGACGGCGGTACTCTTTTATGCCGTCGGCCTCCTGGCCCAGGCCATGCACCCCATCCTCACCCGGGCTTTTTACGCCCTCCAGGATGTGGTCGTACCGGTAGTCACCGGGATCCTGTCGGTGGGCTTGAATATCCTTTTCAGTTATCTCCTGGCGCCGCGCCTGGGACACGGCGGCCTGGCCCTGGCTAATTCCCTGGCTGCCAGCATCTATGCTTTGATGCTCTACCTGGCCCTCTACCGCCGCCTGCCGGAACTAAAGGCCGCGGTCCTGGTGAATACCATGGCGCGCATTGCCTTGGCGGCCCTGGGGATGGGTGTCCTGGTCTGGCTGGCCGGGGCCGGCTGGCATGTTTTTACCTGGTCGCGGTCGTTGCTGGGCCTGCTGGTGCGGATTATGTTCTTGATGGGCGGTGGGGTGCTGGTCTTCTGGGCCCTGGCCCGCTGCCTTAAGGTTGAAGAAGTAAGCTTTATCAGCGCCATGATCCGGCGGCGGCTACAGCGGGTTTTCTGA
- the fabZ gene encoding 3-hydroxyacyl-ACP dehydratase FabZ produces MDWNAIQGILPHRYPFLLVDRILEVEAGRRAVGQKNVSGNEWYFSGHFPGQAVMPGVLIMEALAQVGAVALLSLPDFQGRVALFGGMDRVRFRRQVIPGDVLRLETEIMKLKGRVGKGYGRALVGEELAAEGELLFAVGDRIE; encoded by the coding sequence ATGGATTGGAACGCTATCCAGGGGATCCTGCCCCACCGTTATCCCTTCCTCCTGGTGGATCGCATCCTGGAGGTGGAAGCGGGCCGGCGGGCCGTAGGACAGAAAAACGTCAGCGGCAACGAATGGTATTTTAGCGGTCATTTTCCCGGACAAGCGGTCATGCCCGGGGTATTAATCATGGAGGCCCTGGCCCAGGTCGGGGCAGTGGCCCTCCTCAGCCTGCCGGATTTCCAGGGCCGGGTGGCCCTTTTCGGCGGGATGGATCGGGTTCGTTTTCGTCGCCAGGTAATCCCCGGCGATGTTTTGCGACTGGAAACAGAGATTATGAAGCTCAAAGGCCGGGTCGGCAAGGGCTACGGCCGGGCCCTGGTGGGGGAGGAACTGGCTGCTGAAGGCGAACTCCTTTTCGCCGTGGGTGATAGAATCGAGTAG
- a CDS encoding glycosyltransferase family 4 protein, giving the protein MDILALALAGIVSFLLTPLLCRLAPRLGAVDKPNARKIHHTLMPRLGGVAIYAGFLAAYWLGGAHFREYPGLLLAGSFIIVVGIIDDIRSLSPWMKLLGQIVAAAILVAYGVRVDFLTNPFNGLVILGKMAIPVTILWLVGVTNALNLVDGLDGLAAGTSLIAAVTIAVVAWFNGEFVVAFLSLALAAATLGFLPFNFHPARIFMGDSGSMFLGFNLAALATIGLTKSATIISLFIPVIILGLPILDTLFAIIRRFLNHRPIFAPDKGHLHHRLLAQGWSQRQAVGIIYLVDACLGGSAILLSRVATDQGVLILVGLAVIILVGGDKVGIIGRGGLTRAKARHNTLHMF; this is encoded by the coding sequence GTGGATATCCTGGCCCTGGCATTAGCCGGGATAGTTAGCTTTTTATTGACACCTTTACTCTGCCGCTTGGCTCCCCGCCTGGGAGCCGTTGATAAACCCAACGCCCGTAAAATTCACCATACCCTTATGCCCCGCTTGGGCGGGGTGGCCATTTATGCCGGGTTTTTGGCGGCCTACTGGCTGGGAGGCGCCCATTTCCGGGAATACCCGGGCCTCCTCCTCGCCGGGAGCTTTATCATAGTGGTGGGCATAATCGATGATATTCGCTCCCTGAGCCCCTGGATGAAACTCCTGGGACAGATCGTGGCCGCAGCCATCCTGGTGGCCTACGGCGTCCGGGTGGATTTCCTCACCAACCCCTTTAACGGCCTGGTTATCCTCGGTAAGATGGCCATACCGGTAACTATCCTCTGGCTGGTGGGGGTCACTAACGCCCTGAACCTGGTGGATGGCCTGGACGGGCTGGCGGCTGGTACCTCCCTCATAGCCGCTGTGACCATTGCCGTGGTAGCCTGGTTCAACGGTGAATTTGTAGTGGCCTTTCTCTCCCTGGCCCTGGCGGCGGCCACCCTGGGATTCCTGCCCTTCAACTTTCACCCGGCCCGCATCTTTATGGGCGACAGTGGTTCCATGTTCCTGGGCTTTAACCTGGCGGCTCTGGCTACCATTGGCCTGACTAAGAGTGCTACAATTATATCCCTTTTTATCCCGGTAATAATCCTGGGGTTGCCCATCCTGGACACCCTTTTTGCCATTATCCGTCGTTTCCTCAACCACCGGCCTATCTTTGCTCCGGATAAGGGGCATCTGCACCACCGTTTGCTGGCCCAGGGCTGGAGCCAGCGCCAGGCAGTGGGCATCATCTACCTGGTTGATGCCTGCCTGGGGGGGAGCGCCATCCTCCTCAGCCGGGTAGCTACAGATCAGGGTGTGCTAATCCTGGTGGGCCTGGCAGTGATTATCCTGGTGGGTGGCGATAAAGTGGGGATTATCGGCCGGGGCGGCCTGACCAGGGCCAAAGCCCGGCATAATACCCTGCATATGTTCTAG
- a CDS encoding DUF421 domain-containing protein, with the protein MKFLEVFLQTVLAFFAILVYTRILGKQQIGQLTFFEYINGITFGSIAAVLATDTAPNQTWMHFLGLTLFAFFTWVAGYAALVSRPARKLISGEPTVVVHNGKILEENMKKMRYNFDELAMQLRQKNVFDIADVEYAIMEPDGDLSVLLKSQKRPLTPADLQLPTKYEGVATELIEDGEVLFQNLEQNHLDEKWLIQQLQAQGVQDISQVDYAVLRSNGSLYVNCKEDDIINPVDITDAPESPVKTEKEEQDRP; encoded by the coding sequence GTGAAATTCCTGGAGGTATTTCTCCAGACAGTCCTGGCCTTTTTTGCCATCCTGGTATATACTCGTATCCTGGGTAAGCAACAGATTGGCCAGCTGACCTTTTTCGAGTATATCAATGGCATTACCTTTGGCAGCATCGCAGCCGTCCTGGCTACCGATACGGCCCCCAACCAGACCTGGATGCACTTCCTGGGTTTAACCCTCTTTGCCTTCTTTACCTGGGTAGCCGGTTACGCCGCCCTGGTGAGCCGGCCGGCGCGCAAGTTAATCTCCGGCGAACCGACGGTGGTAGTTCACAACGGCAAAATTTTGGAGGAAAACATGAAAAAGATGCGGTATAATTTTGATGAACTGGCCATGCAGCTGCGGCAAAAAAATGTCTTTGATATTGCCGACGTTGAATATGCTATTATGGAGCCCGACGGGGACCTGAGCGTCTTGCTGAAGTCCCAGAAACGGCCCCTTACGCCGGCCGACCTGCAACTGCCCACGAAGTACGAGGGGGTGGCCACCGAGTTAATAGAAGACGGGGAGGTTCTTTTCCAGAACCTGGAACAAAACCACCTGGATGAAAAATGGCTCATCCAGCAGCTCCAGGCCCAGGGGGTCCAGGATATCAGCCAGGTTGACTATGCTGTCCTCCGGAGTAACGGTTCCCTTTACGTCAACTGCAAGGAAGACGACATTATCAACCCGGTAGATATCACCGACGCCCCGGAAAGCCCGGTGAAGACGGAGAAGGAAGAACAGGACCGGCCCTGA
- a CDS encoding phosphoglucomutase/phosphomannomutase family protein, whose protein sequence is MPIKFGTDGWRAIIADEFTFTNVRLVTQATANYLLQENGPRQLIIGYDNRFLAPEFARSVAEVLTANGFTVYLPSRSVPTPVTAWAIKKYGAAGALMLTASHNPPEYCGLKFIPEYAGPALPETTSAIEREIAAVGAGGEVKTLDLDTALGRGVVRELEPAGDYREYLRGLIDVETLRRAALKVVVDPLYGAGIGYLEDFLREAGCQVEVIHNHRDPLFGGALPDPSARGLEELSRRVRETGAHLGLALDGDADRFGVVDGDGTYLTANQILYLVLAHLVLDRQYSGPVARTVATTHNLDLLARAHDLEVIETPVGFKYIGAALREKSCILGGEESGGLSIRGHIPEKDGILATALVAELRAVQDRSLGAILGDLQSRYGQLVNQRLDLKVDPATKERVLQELPGFAPAKVAGIPVTSRLTVDGVRLTLADGSWVLLRPSGTEPLLRLYAEAPDGERLRQIQQDITTALRI, encoded by the coding sequence ATGCCCATCAAATTTGGTACCGATGGCTGGCGCGCCATCATCGCCGACGAGTTTACCTTTACCAACGTCCGCCTGGTGACCCAGGCTACGGCCAATTACCTGCTCCAGGAGAACGGTCCCCGGCAGCTCATCATTGGTTACGACAACCGCTTCCTGGCGCCAGAATTCGCACGTAGCGTGGCCGAGGTCCTGACGGCCAACGGCTTTACCGTCTACCTGCCGTCCCGCTCCGTGCCTACTCCGGTGACAGCCTGGGCCATTAAGAAATACGGTGCTGCCGGGGCCTTGATGCTCACCGCCAGCCATAATCCCCCTGAGTACTGCGGCCTGAAGTTTATTCCCGAGTACGCCGGGCCGGCACTCCCAGAGACGACCTCTGCCATAGAAAGGGAGATCGCCGCTGTCGGGGCCGGGGGCGAGGTCAAGACCCTGGACCTGGATACAGCCCTGGGTAGGGGGGTGGTCCGGGAACTGGAACCGGCAGGGGATTACCGGGAGTATCTGCGGGGCTTGATTGACGTTGAGACCCTTCGTAGAGCTGCTTTAAAGGTTGTCGTCGACCCCCTCTACGGGGCCGGGATCGGCTACCTGGAGGATTTCCTGCGGGAGGCCGGCTGCCAGGTCGAGGTTATACATAATCACCGTGACCCCCTTTTCGGTGGCGCCCTGCCCGATCCCAGCGCCCGGGGCCTGGAAGAATTAAGCCGGCGGGTCCGGGAGACAGGTGCCCACCTGGGCCTGGCCCTGGACGGCGATGCCGACCGGTTCGGGGTTGTGGATGGGGACGGGACTTACCTGACGGCCAACCAGATCCTGTACCTCGTCCTGGCCCATCTGGTACTGGACCGGCAATATAGCGGGCCGGTAGCGCGGACGGTAGCCACCACCCATAACCTGGATCTCCTGGCCCGGGCCCACGACCTGGAGGTAATTGAGACCCCGGTGGGTTTCAAGTATATCGGGGCGGCCTTGCGGGAAAAGAGTTGTATCCTGGGGGGTGAAGAGAGCGGGGGCTTAAGCATCCGGGGGCATATCCCGGAGAAGGACGGCATTCTGGCGACGGCCCTGGTGGCCGAACTGCGGGCTGTTCAGGACCGCAGCCTGGGGGCGATTCTGGGGGATTTACAGTCGCGTTACGGGCAGCTGGTTAACCAGCGCCTGGACCTCAAGGTAGATCCGGCTACCAAAGAGCGGGTCCTCCAGGAATTACCCGGTTTTGCCCCGGCCAAGGTGGCCGGTATACCGGTCACCAGTCGCCTGACGGTGGACGGAGTCAGACTGACCCTGGCTGACGGCAGTTGGGTCCTGCTGCGACCCTCGGGCACCGAACCCCTCCTGCGCCTTTATGCGGAGGCGCCCGATGGCGAGCGCCTCCGTCAAATACAACAGGATATAACTACAGCCCTCAGGATTTAA